In a genomic window of Lonchura striata isolate bLonStr1 chromosome 4, bLonStr1.mat, whole genome shotgun sequence:
- the PAQR3 gene encoding progestin and adipoQ receptor family member 3 isoform X2, with amino-acid sequence MLCSVGYHLFCCHRSEKTSRRWMALDYAGISIGILGCYVSGVFYAFYCSNYWRQVYLITVLAMILAVFFAQIHPSYLTQQWHRLRSIIFCSVSGYGIIPTIHWVWLNGGIGASIVQEFAPRVFVMYFIAAVAFLFYISKVPERYFPGQLNYLGSSHQVWHILAVVMLYWWHQSTVYIMQYRHSKPCPEYSTDL; translated from the exons ATGCTTTGCTCAGTCGGATACCACCTGTTCTGCTGTCACCGCTCCGAGAAGACCAGCCGGCGCTGGATGGCGCTGGATTATGCAGGCATTTCCATCGGGATCCTGGGCTGCTACGTGTCAGGCGTGTTCTATGCCTTCTACTGCAGTAAC TACTGGCGCCAGGTGTATTTGATCACTGTGCTGGCCATGATCCTGGCAGTGTTTTTTGCTCAGATCCACCCCAGTTACCTCACACAGCAGTGGCACAGGCTGCGCTCCATCATCTTCTGCTCCGTGTCTGGCTATGGAATCATTCCCACCATCCACTGGGTTTGGCTCAATGGCGGCATTGGTGCATCCATTGTACAG gAGTTTGCTCCGCGGGTATTTGTCATGTACTTCATCGCTGCTGTAGCTTTTCTCTTCTATATTTCCAAAGTTCCAGAAAGATACTTCCCAG GCCAGCTGAACTACCTCGGCTCGAGCCACCAAGTGTGGCACATCCTGGCAGTGGTGATGCTGTATTGGTGGCACCAGTCCACAGTGTACATCATGCAGTACCGACACAGCAAGCCCTGCCCCGAGTACAGCACGGACTTGTGA
- the PAQR3 gene encoding progestin and adipoQ receptor family member 3 isoform X1 yields the protein MHQKLLRSAHYIELGSYQYWPVLVPRGIRLYTYEQIPVFLKDNPYITDGYRAYLPSRLCIKSLFILSNETVNIWSHLLGFLLFFTLGIYDLTAVLPAAGASREDFVICSVCLFCFQVCMLCSVGYHLFCCHRSEKTSRRWMALDYAGISIGILGCYVSGVFYAFYCSNYWRQVYLITVLAMILAVFFAQIHPSYLTQQWHRLRSIIFCSVSGYGIIPTIHWVWLNGGIGASIVQEFAPRVFVMYFIAAVAFLFYISKVPERYFPGQLNYLGSSHQVWHILAVVMLYWWHQSTVYIMQYRHSKPCPEYSTDL from the exons ATGCACCAGAAGCTGCTGCGCAGCGCGCACTACATCGAGCTGGGCAGCTACCAGTACTGGCCGGTGCTGGTGCCCCGCGGCATCCGGCTGTACACGTACGAGCAGATCCCGGTGTTCCTGAAGGACAACCCCTACATCACCGATGGATACCGCGCCTACCTGCCCTCCCGCCTCTGCATCAAGAG CCTCTTCATCCTCTCCAACGAGACCGTCAACATCTGGAGCCACCTGCTCGGCTTCCTGCTCTTCTTCACGCTGGGCATCTACGACCTGACGGCCGTGCTGCCGGCGGCCGGCGCCTCCCGCGAAGACTTCGTCATCTGCTCCGTCTGCCTCTTTTGCTTCCAG GTCTGCATGCTTTGCTCAGTCGGATACCACCTGTTCTGCTGTCACCGCTCCGAGAAGACCAGCCGGCGCTGGATGGCGCTGGATTATGCAGGCATTTCCATCGGGATCCTGGGCTGCTACGTGTCAGGCGTGTTCTATGCCTTCTACTGCAGTAAC TACTGGCGCCAGGTGTATTTGATCACTGTGCTGGCCATGATCCTGGCAGTGTTTTTTGCTCAGATCCACCCCAGTTACCTCACACAGCAGTGGCACAGGCTGCGCTCCATCATCTTCTGCTCCGTGTCTGGCTATGGAATCATTCCCACCATCCACTGGGTTTGGCTCAATGGCGGCATTGGTGCATCCATTGTACAG gAGTTTGCTCCGCGGGTATTTGTCATGTACTTCATCGCTGCTGTAGCTTTTCTCTTCTATATTTCCAAAGTTCCAGAAAGATACTTCCCAG GCCAGCTGAACTACCTCGGCTCGAGCCACCAAGTGTGGCACATCCTGGCAGTGGTGATGCTGTATTGGTGGCACCAGTCCACAGTGTACATCATGCAGTACCGACACAGCAAGCCCTGCCCCGAGTACAGCACGGACTTGTGA